The DNA segment ACATCACAAAACCACCTTCTCGACCTCCCAACTGTAAAGGAAGGAAGAACAACATGTTTGCAAACATACTGGTAAAAGCTAGTATAAATACGCAATCAATGAAGTTTACATTGGGCGTTATTACTAGTAGTATGAAAAATATCTCGAAGCTGTTTAAGAAGCGACATAAAAGTTCTAACAAAACTGCTGAAACAAGAGTATTACGACTTTGACTGTGTAATGCTGCTATCTGATGGTCGATCGTATCAAGCTGTTCTTTATGGCTTTCGATATACTTGCGTGCCCATTTCTTTATCAAAGGTAAATGGCGTAGTATACGCATCGCCTTCATTGCTATTCCACCTTTGTATCCTTTTAAGAACAGCCATAAACATAGAATACAGAATGCTGCAATGCATGCCAGCATGATGCCCATGAACAGGTTTACAGGTCGGCAAGCGACGAAAATAATCACTGACAATAGCCAATACCAAAAGTGTGAGAATATGTGTGTCATAGCATACAATATAACTGATGATGACGCACGTTCAGGACCGATCTTTGGAGATAATGCCATTATACGATAAGGCTCACCTCCCATAAGTCCACTTGGGGTTGTATAGTTTAGTGCAAAGCCGCTTATAGTTACTTTGTACAACCACCAGAATTTAATATCTGATTTACCGTTATTACCACTTTTTATTATCAAGTACCATGCTGAGGAGTTTAGCATGTATAGTACTCCCCAGAGAACAATTGCTGCTCCAAACCAATAACCTGCTCTCTTAAGGCCTGCCAATACTTGTGACAGATCTAGCTGCGTCAGCATTAAAAGAAGCAAAACAAGACCGAATACAAAAAATATGTTCTGATATTTCTTTTTCATTGATGATAGTATGAAGTGTGAGTTATTCTTCGCGCTTTTTCTGAATAGCAAAACGCACTTTCTCGCTTTCGTCTCTGTGCTCGTGATAAAGCTTCTTGAGCGGATTGGCTAAAGGCTCATCATATTCGATGCGATTGCGGAATACATCAATCGCCAGATAAACGGCCTGACGGAATGAATTCTCGTCTGCGGTACCTTTTCCTGCAATATCATAAGCTGTACCATGGGCAGGAGAGGTGCGTACTATAGGCAAACCTGCTGTAAAGTTTACGCCATCGTCTTCTGCAATAGTCTTGAAAGGAGCTAATCCCTGATCGTGATACATTGCTAAAACGCCATCAAATTCGTTATATGACTCACTGCCGAAGAATCCATCTGCAGGATAAGGACCGAATGCCTGTATCCCATTTTCTGAAAGTTCTTCTATTGCAGGTTTTATAAATTCCTGTTCTTCATTTCCTATTACGCCTCCATCACCTGCGTGTGGATTTAGTCCCAATACAGCAATGCGTGGATTGGATATGCGAAAATCGCGTTTAAGACTATTATAGAAAATCGTAGCTTTTTCTTCTATTCGTTCTTTTGTTATAGACTTAGCTACTTCGCTTATAGGCAGGTGGGTAGTAACTAGTGCAACACGTAGTTTCTCGTTAAGGAGTATCATCAACGCCTTATTTCCTTCACCTACAGATGTCTCTATATATTCTGTATGTCCTGCGAAATGGAATGCTTCGCTCTGGATGTTGTTTTTGTTTATAGGTGCTGTAACTAGAACATCGAAAAGTCCATTACGGAAGTCTGTCATAGCTCTTTCCAATGCTTTCAGCGCTGCAGAACCTGCTTCCTTGGATGGCTGGCCTATTTCTACTTTTACTTCTTCATCGAATGTGGTAAGAAGATTTAATTTGCCTTCGTGAGCATCTTCTGCTGTATTTATGATAGTGAAATTGACAGGCAAATCCAACATCTTACGATGAAATGTAGCAACCTTAGGTGAACCGTATATAATAGGGGTGCACAACTCGAGCATCGCCGGGTCTGAGAAAGTCTTGAATATTATTTCGTATCCAATACCGTTAGTGTCGCCATGCGTTATTGCTACGCGAATCTTTTTATTTTCTTCCATGCTTATATCTTTATTTAATGTCTTTTGTCTAATTATTACGTGTTTATTAAAACAGTAAAATTACACACTATACTATTTATTATTGTTATTATTATTTTTAGCTGTACTTAAGAGTCCACACGCTGCAAAGATATCTTCACCCCTGCTTGCCCTTATAGTCGTGAATATTCCATGTTTAGTGAGATAATCTCGCATTGATTCCATACGTTTTTCGTCGGACGCATGCAGGCTTACTCCCGGTATCTGATGAAATCGTATAAGGTTTACCCTGCAGTCAAGTCCGCTTAACAGTTTTACTATCTCACGAGCATGTGTGGTGGTATCATTGAAACCTCCAAACATTATATACTCAAAAGAAAGTCTGCGTTGATGAGAAAAATCGTAGTGCCTTAATAGTTGAATAACCTCACTGATAGGAAAGGCCTTTTCTGCAGGCATCATCATTTCCCTCTGCTCATGTATAGGTGAATGCAAACTTATTGCTACATGGCATTCGCTTTCATCAAGAAAACGCTTCAACTTGTTTGTTATTCCAACGCTACTAACCGTGATGCGTTTTGGGCTCCATGCATATCCGTTCTCGTCTGTCAATATTTCTGTAGCTCGTAACACATTGTCAAGGTTATCCATTGGTTCGCCTTGGCCCATGAAGACAATATTAGTAATCTTGTCTTGCTCCGGCAGTGAGTAAATCTGGTTTAGAATATCGCAGGCAGTAAGATTTCCGTCAAACCCTT comes from the Xylanibacter oryzae DSM 17970 genome and includes:
- a CDS encoding lysylphosphatidylglycerol synthase transmembrane domain-containing protein produces the protein MKKKYQNIFFVFGLVLLLLMLTQLDLSQVLAGLKRAGYWFGAAIVLWGVLYMLNSSAWYLIIKSGNNGKSDIKFWWLYKVTISGFALNYTTPSGLMGGEPYRIMALSPKIGPERASSSVILYAMTHIFSHFWYWLLSVIIFVACRPVNLFMGIMLACIAAFCILCLWLFLKGYKGGIAMKAMRILRHLPLIKKWARKYIESHKEQLDTIDHQIAALHSQSRNTLVSAVLLELLCRFLNSFEIFFILLVITPNVNFIDCVFILAFTSMFANMLFFLPLQLGGREGGFVMSAASLGLTAGAGIFVALIVRLRELIWTAIGLLLIKIKE
- the pdxA gene encoding 4-hydroxythreonine-4-phosphate dehydrogenase PdxA, with product MEENKKIRVAITHGDTNGIGYEIIFKTFSDPAMLELCTPIIYGSPKVATFHRKMLDLPVNFTIINTAEDAHEGKLNLLTTFDEEVKVEIGQPSKEAGSAALKALERAMTDFRNGLFDVLVTAPINKNNIQSEAFHFAGHTEYIETSVGEGNKALMILLNEKLRVALVTTHLPISEVAKSITKERIEEKATIFYNSLKRDFRISNPRIAVLGLNPHAGDGGVIGNEEQEFIKPAIEELSENGIQAFGPYPADGFFGSESYNEFDGVLAMYHDQGLAPFKTIAEDDGVNFTAGLPIVRTSPAHGTAYDIAGKGTADENSFRQAVYLAIDVFRNRIEYDEPLANPLKKLYHEHRDESEKVRFAIQKKREE
- the rlmN gene encoding 23S rRNA (adenine(2503)-C(2))-methyltransferase RlmN, whose protein sequence is MEEGKKNLLGKTIGELQSAVTELGMPKFTALQICEWLYQNHVKSIDEMTNISKVNREKLAAEYNVGCLPNLGFQKSKDGTIKYLFPTASGYFVETVYIPEKDRATLCVSSQVGCKMNCEFCQTGKQGFDGNLTACDILNQIYSLPEQDKITNIVFMGQGEPMDNLDNVLRATEILTDENGYAWSPKRITVSSVGITNKLKRFLDESECHVAISLHSPIHEQREMMMPAEKAFPISEVIQLLRHYDFSHQRRLSFEYIMFGGFNDTTTHAREIVKLLSGLDCRVNLIRFHQIPGVSLHASDEKRMESMRDYLTKHGIFTTIRASRGEDIFAACGLLSTAKNNNNNNK